The genomic region TAGCATACATAGTTTCATGGCAAGtatggaacttaaaaaattcTCACAGACTACATTTTGGGAAATTGTGGAGCATGCAAGGCTAGCATATGTTCTCTGCAGAGGTCTGCAGCCTCCTGGTATCATGACCAATGTCACAACCCCACTATCCCTCCCCTCCAACTGAGCCTCAGCATGTGTGGGCCATGTACAGATGGCCCTGTCTACCTAAGGACATGGTGACTGTCCAAGCTGCCTCTGAGAGTGAAGAAGCAATCACACACTGAACTCAGTGCTGGAGGGGCAGCTGTGTTCCAGGTGCCCTCAGACCCTGTCCTATGTCCACATGAAACCATACTGGTCTGGTTTTGCTTCTAGTCATGGAGGGAAGTGTCACTGCTTCCCATGCTCTCCACCCCATTACAGCCCCATTTTCCCTGCTGCATAAACCTCTAAGTGGATTTGTGACAAAAAGTCCCCCAAACCACAAGTGTGTCACCAGCCTGTCTCCTGCCCAATCAATAGGACCCTAAATTTCATGCACTCAGGTTTGCTGATTCCCAGAGAAGTTGAATACCAAAGAATAGGACCCTTGTCAAGACAGCTCCTAGTTACAGCCCTCTGAGAGGTGGCTGAGCAATGTCCTGAATTTTTCTTCTAAGGCTAACTTGATGTGCAGGAATCCCTTTTAGAATCAGTCTGAAGCCTGTAAGAACTGTGGCTATCTCCCACAGTTGAGACTGTCAGTCTTTGGTCATCACAGGGATTGTTTGCACTCCCCTTTGTTTGCAGTGCCAGATTTGCTGCCCCAGACAGGGAGCCAGTGTTGAAGTTGtgaattgttttctaaaattctCTGTGCTGTTTGATTCCCATCACTTCATTATTTGTTCCCagagttcattctttctctcttataGTGTAGTTTTTCCTTTGGTGTCCTAAATGTATTTCAGCATTGTTCAAAGGCTGATTCTATTCTTCCATCTTGGTAGCATCCATAGTTAATTCATTTTAACCACTTAGTATTTGCTTTCTTAATCACTTACAATAGATATTTAGATTATCCACAATTTTTGGCcgtgagaaaatgaagaaaagccaTGCAATCAAACCCCTGTCTTTTTTCTAGCCCTGTATACATCTGTTAGCTTCCCTAAAGGGGGATAGGCTGTGTTCCTTATAGAACTGTGACAAGGATGCATAGCTTACTCAATTTGTAAGATATTGCTCAAAAGTTCTGCAAACTGGCTGAACTTACTTTTATGATGGCAACtgtaaatttctcatttttccacatcatcaccaacaaATGGGATTGTGAAAATCTTTCTTACCTAACCATTAGGTTtgaaatgctattttatttttcttcattgaaattGAGTGTATGTTTATTATGTTAGGAAATTTGGTGTTCATCTTATGTGAATTGTTCTTTCAAAACTGTTTTCCCCcaattttcttttgtatgtgtgtatatttgcatatttacatGGGCATGAACTTCTGTTTCATTTGTGTGTTCACCTATGTTAGTATTGATactcttctgtttctttgtttaagaAAGACTTCAGCTTAATCTTTTTGCTTGTTCATAATGTAACTGTATCAGGCTTCAAATGGTTATTTGCCTAATATATCTTGTTTCTGTCATTTTATACTCAATCTTTCTGGGTCTCATTGACAGAACATTTTTGAACAAATGACattatttgtatttgttatgATAACACAAATACTTAAGTTATTTCTTCATGCAGTGATCTTTTTTTTACtatgccttttcattttctttttttagtttccttattttctgccttttaaaGATTTATCAAAATTTTGACACTCACTTTTTATTCCCTATGTTATTTTGGAAGTTATAATTTTCGATCTATTATTTTAGTAATTGGCCATACATTTTTCACATGCATTCTTGGCTTAATAAGATCTAAGTTTAATTGATTCAAAGTTAGTGATTTTCCTATACATTCCTGCATTCCAGCTCTTTCTAGTGAATTTGACTTTTTCACTGAACTGTTATTTACTAGTGCTTTTAGGGCTGAACTGTAAGAAGTATATTCTCCCAGGCTTTATTGCACAAAAGTGTCTACTCCTCTcacttttacataaaaattaaactgTATAATGGTGGTTTGCATTCACTATGAAATGTATTCCTAAAGTGTCTTAACATGTCTACAGTTTGTGTAGTTATGGCCTCTTTGCTTTACTTTTGTTAGTTTATAAGAACCTGGGGTTCCTTTTGTTGTAAAAGTTTTATTTCTCAGTGTTCTTTAATTTCACTGTGGTGTGCTTGAGTAAAGGTTTATGTTTTCCTTTCGAAACTCTGTGTATTTTAGCTAGAATATCAAGTCCTCTGTTTGAATACAGCTTCTTTCACTTCTggaactctttttttaaatatggcaTTTTCTGAATGCACTCCAAAGTCTCACAGTCCAGTTGCTGCCTCACTCTCTGACCTCCTGTCTCATTCACACTGCCCTGCAGCCACAGGTCTTTAAACCTCTCCCACTCCTTTTATCAGGGAGCCATTTCTTTCTGAGCagatgcttgagccatgcctcttcTCTCAGGAGGCTCTTGTTCACCTTCCAGAAGGCCCTGCTCACCTTCATCAGGGCTCCTGCTCTCCTCTTCAAACTGTCACCTGTTTGAAGATCTAGCTAAAGTCAGGCCCTTCCTCCACATTCCCTTTTCAATGAGGGCAGTGTTTGCTTTGGGGCTTTATTTTCTTGGCATTTAATAGACACTGAAGAAATGACAATGTAAGGACTGAAACCAGTCAGAACTCTAGTCAAtgcttttccatttctgtaaaaATCAGTTTCCGACCTTCAGAGTAGAAGAGTTCTCTTTCCTTTGACACAAATACTAATATGATAAAAGTCAGCATAAGTAGATACCTGTCCAAGTGAAATGGTGCACAGCACTCCTAAGGCACCTCTGTTCCTCCTAATTTAATTTCTACATATTCAATGAGAACCAGAGAATGTGTCACCAACCCTATGGTCATTTATGGGTAAGATTTTTCTAGAATAATTGAGCAGGTTTTAAAGTAATGACATCTCCAAAAattaagtaagaaagaaaatgctttgcTTGCACTTGAACCTAAGAAATAATCCTCCAGGcttttacttaacaaatattttctaagcACCCATCACTAGTTTAGGCCATTAAAATACAGTAGAGAAACATAATCCTGGGCCCTGCTGTCACTGAGATTAGGCCTGCATGGAAACATTCCTTCATATAATGTGAATCATTTGAATTAAATAAGTAAGATTCCTTGGGGATATTTAACACCATTAACTTATTTACATTTACAGTAGAATTGGGAACCTAACCACTAAGATTTCACAGATTTGGAGGAATTAATTTGACAAAGAAGAGAGGTGAGGGcatttcaagaagaaaagttAGTATATGTAAAAATGTTATTATATGCAGAAGCAGAGGGTTACTATGAGGGTCTGAAAGGACCAGAGAGATTtgataacagaaataaaaacagaaatgtgtTAAAGTTGAGGGGAAGAGTTTTTTTTAGAGTAAAGGAGGTTGATGTAGCAGAGCTGATTTAGACTGGTAAATAGATACCAATCATGTTTTCAGAAACATAGCCATTGTAAGATCAAGCTTCTCTGAACTTCTCCTTGTTTTCTGTGTGGAAGAATATTTTTCTGTAGCTACCAGCTACTGAGCAGAAGAGAGGCCCATCCTCTTATTTCTGCACTGGGGTTCTGTCTTTGGTGGGTGTAGCGAGACTGGAATAGAATGTGCATGTAAATAGTGTATGATGTCTGGGCTTGTGAAATGTTGCTATCAGATGGCTGGGCCTTGTAGGTAGCTATATGATGAATATTCTGCCTGAAAACTTCAAACAGCACAGATTGCACAGCTCAGAATCAATCAAAGCTCCAACAGAAAACAGTGCTGCTGATATATTTTCCTGTGGGTCATCCTTCAACACATTTGCCTTGTCCTTCCCACCAGGTGGTTGACCAGATTGATACcctgacttctgacctccagcTGGAGGAGGAGATGACTGACAGCTCCAAAACGGACACTCTGAACAGCAGCTCCAGTGGCACCACAGCCTCCAGCATAGAGAAGATCAAGGTTCAGAACAACGTCCCACTCATGAGGACCCGTGCACACCCCACTGCCATCctcactgtcctcagaaagccaaacccccctccacctcccccaCGGCTGACACCTGTGAGGTGTGAGGAACCTCCAAGGTCAGTGCCCACAGCCAATCCTGTAAAGACTAATGGCACTCTGCTACGGAATGGAGGTCTACCTGGTGGACCCAATAGAATCCCAAATGGAGATGTCTGTCACATACCCAACAGTGACATGGACAAGGTTTCACTGCAGCCTCTGACACACAGACCTGAAAAAGACAGGTGTCCCCAGTTGGGACCTCGGGAACGAGTGAGGTTCAGTGAGAAAGTGCAGTACCATGGCTGCTGTCTTGACTGTGACACTCGACATAGCACGAGGAACAGGGAGGCCcatctacatagtgagactgtccaCCCACCAGGAAGGGCTCCCCGCCTtggccctcctcttcctcctccaccccatGGCCCTCTTGTTCCCCTAGAAAATGGAGGACTGGGAGTCAGCCACAGTGACAGCTTCCCCCCTCTCAGACCTGCAACTGTGCCTCCACCCACTGCACCAAAACCACAGAAGACCATCTTGAGAAAATCCACCACCACCACAGTGTGATGTATGCCAATctataaacttctgttgttttttttattttctatattataaACATAGAATGATAAGTTTTGAGCACTTTCTACTCAAGCAATAAAAAGCCCAAATATTTGACTCCTGCATTCAGCAAAGTGGCATAAAAGTCACCTGGTGAGTATGCAGTACATTGCTTATATCCTGGGTTACTTCAAATGTTACATCATCCAAATCTGCAGATAATAAAAAAGTCTGGATGCATTGTTTTTGCAAATGACCCATGACTAACTGTGACCTtcagatttcaaatattttgagtTTATTATGCAAGATGGGATTTCAAGTATTTTGATTTGTTAATAAACCCAGGGTGACCCATTTTATTCATGTCTAAATCATCTATGCATTAATTCTATGTCATATTCTTAACTTTgatctaatatttttaataagaaattcaatactaaagaattattttattattttttctaaagatGTTTGTCACTACTTTTGCATTACTAAATGCTGAGGACAGTAccaaaaagtttattttctataCTATACAATTATGAATTATATGTCCAGCTCTATATGTAATAAAGTATTTTGATATGTGGAAATATCATGACAATAAATGATGGTAAATAATGACATAACCAAATGttcctcaaaattaaaatgaagcagTGGTTCATTTAATCCATTTTAATATTCATTGAAGTGGGTAGCAACTATCACAGAGACCAGACAGAATGGCAGTGAGTCcttatcagaattttctaaatcAAATATCATAAtccatgcacacatgtgtatattgTGCAGCTCCATTATGGTCCTCCTCAAATGATCCTGGAACTCCCATGTGTTGTCATGGCCCACTGTAAGCAGCACATTGATCTGTTGAGTGTTCTGCTATCTGTCTATGTCAGCAAGCTCTCCATCTCCCTGGAAAAACCTGCATTCATAGCAGAATTGCAGGAGAAGACAGAGAGGCTTCTAGTAACAGGTTCTGCTCAGCATCAGCCTTAAATGTTTTTGGTTCTGAGTTGAAAGATATCCTGGTTCTTTGCTGTTCCATAGCAGAAAGAAAGAATCTTTTCCTTCTACCATCAAATAAAAGTTCTTCTGTTCATTTCCATTTTCCAGCTTAAGAAACTTACCTACTCATGGGCCAACCTCAGTTCCCAAAGCATTGATTTGAGCTGATGTTTTGTCCTGGGGCTAGAAATGAGTTTCTCTCCTCTGGAAGCCTTGGAGGAATGGTGACTGGGTggggagaaatatatatatatgaagtggTAAGACTAGAGGGAATCGTGTTTTGTTGAAATTCATTTATTGGTAACTTGAAGAGTGTATTTACCTTTTCAAACATTTGCCTTTTGGTTTCAAAGCTTTAATTTTTGCTGCTACAGGGAGAAAGTCTCCAATCATTTCTTTGTTGCCTTTTCAGTCTGTATTGTGGTAATttggaatactttttaaaaatagttttctattaaaagataataatatattttgagcAGGATATGAAGAGGTAATaggctttatttttaaaggaataaattgAGTGAAAAACAGAGAATGTCATGGTAAACACTCAACATGCAATTTtatctttatgtatttatctCTATGTGTTGGACATGAAGAATAATGTAAGCAGAATGACCCAGTTTTCCAGAAAATTATGAAACATAAGATCAATAATCAAGAAAGGTATAATCTAAAATTTATGAGCTGTATGAACATTGTGTTTAAAAGATATGAAGTTATGGTTATGGCCcaggtaaagaaataaatgattgaCTTGCTGAATACCAAAATAATGTGTTCTTAacagatttgtttgtttgttcatttttgtggtgctggggatcaaacttagggccttgtgcataccagGCAAGTGTGTTACCATGGAGTTATatcctttgcttttgttttattgacgtgggggtctctctatgtagcccaggctgagctcaaactcatgatcctcctgtctaagcctcttcagtactgggattatagatatgtgtcaccacacctggcattcAGCTTGATATACATAAACCCAGAGTATTGTCATCCTTCATAATTATACCTTTCATATGTCCCTCAAGTGTTAGACCATTCAAGATAAACAGTCCCAGAAGACATGCAAGTTTTTTTCTTGACTCTATCTTCTTTCTCTAGACAGTTACTGAATAATCAATTACAGTTTGAAACCCTGGCCATTGTCTGGGACCAAGCAGTATCTCAAGACAGAGCTTCCCTGCAATCACATACCCTCACAGAGTGGATAATTTCCTTGCAGTAAACCAAGCTAACTAAGTGAGCCATTCAGGTTGGTCAAGGACGGATATTGAACCAGATGCCCAGAAGAAACCCTCAAAGATTCAAAACCAAGGATAGACAAAGTTTCTTCATAAATGAACATCTTTTTCTGATTGGTGACCTATGCCAAAGCTACACTGTTTcaaatttaatgtatttatagTATTGGCCTAGAAAGTTTGGTTAAGTCTCATCTCCAAATCTTATAGTTACTGACTTAAATCTCTcgttataatttaattatttataatcaatattaaatattagattataaaaatattgataCTTTAAGTTTTTTACTTTAGGTTGCTTCATTTCTGTATCaatgtatgggatattttgcactAATGTGTTTTTTAACCAACTGGTAATTTTGCAATATTCACTGGAACTTagtctttaaatataaatatatacatacatgtatatatgtatatttgtgtgtgtgtaaaatcttGTGAAATTGGACAGCAACTAGCATAGAGCTTCATAACATTTCCCTGGAGACATTAATTAAAATTCCAGAAATGTTAGTATAGTTTTGTAATCAGCTAGCATTGCTGTCAAAATTCACAATATGCAGGGCGACATCTGCACCTGATCTGCAGCGTGATGCACCTCCACACGTCTTCCCTCCTCCTGAGGACCCAGACAGAAGCACTTTCCAAAGAGCGACTGCTTTTGTGACGTGTGTTTGCAGACTTTCTTGGCATGTGTGGACCTCAGAGCTGGTGTCAACACTCCTGCAACAGTGGTGTTCCTACAAAATGTCACGTGGTCATGAGTGGCTTCTGATATCACTCTCTCGTAATGCAAAAATGGATCCTAGTCCCACAGACCTGGTACTCATTGACTAAGTAGAACAGGAAGAACTTGCCTTTTCAGTTTACACAggtatttcctcatttttaaaaattaatagttatTTCTGTTTACCAAAggccaaaagaaaatgaaaattagccAAAGTTCTTTTCTACCTACCAGTATTTACAGcagttttaaaggaaataaagctATAAAATATGAACATAAAAGTGTTCTCACAAAAACACAAAGGCATGCAAAGAGAAAATGCTGTCTTCCAATTTGATGCTGTTCTATATTATACCTCCCTTCAATAGTTTAATAATATTTTGGGAAGAAATGAATCTGCTAGCAGAAGTGGTTTAATTAACTTAAAATACCTGTATGCCAATCATAACTTCATTGTTGCTATTTAATGAGTAGAGGACTAAGGTGCAGTGTTTTATAGCTTTCTTTGGACTGATCAGTACTTGCTTTTAGTGTGACCAGAGCAGCAGTGGTATCATCCCTGAAACTATACAAGACATTTTATCTAGATTGGAATCACACCTCTTTTGGGGTGCTTCATGAAGGAAAATCTGAGAAGCTGTGCATAATTGCACTGGGAATGGTAATCAAATCATGAATTACTGCCTCACCTCATTTTTCCCATGAAATGCATGTGATAATACAATTCCGCTTATCATTGTCTTAAAGCTTTGGTTTCTTCTTCCTAATTCTCTCTCCTAAATCTCTAGAGAACATCACAAAGTCATATGACATTTTCTGACCAATGTGTAGCTGTGACATTGtaactatgttttaaaatttttgagttgCATGATTCTGAAGCACGACAAGCATGATGCCACCACGAGGGCACACAGCAGTGCTGAGCATAAAGCCATTCCCATCTTAGAGAAGCAGGAATTACATGGGTGTCATTTCATTTTAAGCACTTGGATATATCATCCCAGCCTTTTGGGAAAAAATACTAATGCAACTTTAAGAAGCTTTGCCAGCACCTTTCTCTTTAAAATGCAATTAAGCCCTGGGGGGCTATTTCATGGTTTGATGACTACGGATAGTTATGTAGTGTACACTTCAAAATGCTGGAAGAAAGAAGTTTTGAAAGTTTGCACCacagagaaatgataaatgtttgaggaaataaaTATGATTAACTTTACTTAAACCTCAAACACTACTTGATATGCCATATAATATGTACAACTTACTGTTTTGTATACCAGTTAAGAGAATTAAAATGCAGTTAAATCCACAtaaggaataaaattatgttaaggCCAAGGGAAAGTAAGGAGGAAATATTACTTATTAGTTACATcttcaaaactgaacaaaaacagACTAAGATAGTCACTTCTTTCTGAAATTTTGCATGTATTACAGTTACTCTAACATGTGTTACTGACTTGGCTTATAAGTTTAAAATTACAGAACCTCAGCTTCCACATTTTCCCAAATCAGTCTTTTAGTAAGTACGGGCTGGTATTTTAGTGATTAGCATGACTCCCCAGGATTTTTCACTATATAACATCATCATTTAATGGTGTTCTTTACAGCCCTGAGCTGTGCAgatctttcttttattctgagtGGTCATTTTGACACTTGAAAGGGGGTTTCCTAATCTTGTTTTGACATTTATAATGTGCTTAATCTTTGTAGAACATAAAAGGGATTTCAGAAAATTCAgctgctgtcaaaaaaaaatgagTCGCTGGATAATGGAAGCTCTCGCTCTCATGTATCACAACAACAGATctatttttcagggttttttgttgttcttttcctcTAAGTTCAAACATTATCATTTGGGTCTTTCTATTAAGAACTTCTGATTCCACAGTCCTCATGCCACTTACCCTGAATGTGTCACTGTCACTCATTGTTTTTTCATGTGAATTTCATATATTTAACATTGGCCCTGAGAGCTAAAATAGCAGAGAATTCACTCGGTAAAATCTCTAAAGGACCAGAGACTTAGAATTCTCTCTAATGAACGCATTCCCATCCTTTTATTATCAGACAATAGAAGGGATTCTCCACAATTTGATAATATGTTTGTCAATTCTCCTAATCACCAAAGGGGATTTTGGATCAGCTAAATAAAAGATGTGTGTCTGGACTGGGATTGGGGTCTTGGTGGTAATGCATATGGCATCCAAACCTAATAGAGGACTTCTTTCATGCCAGACAGACTTTTGAGTGTTCTCCATGTGTTGTTTTTCCTTatcattcatttcttttgcaaTACCCAATGTCTTAATTGTTATTCTTAtctgcattttataaatgagaaatctAAGGCAGCAGAAACTGGCTGCCCAGGTCCTAGATCCCACATGTGGCAAAGCCAGAATTGAAAGGCAAGCAATCAGATTCCTCACCACCTCTCAGAACTAAAACATGGGCCATGCATCTCGAACAGATGATCAGTAGAAATAAAAGCCATCATTTTCTGGAACTTGCCTGAGAAAGGTGTTAGAAGatagataataagaaaacaactaaGTGTATTACTGTATGAATCAAAACAAGGCCCCATGTGGCAGTAATAAATAAGCCCATATTCCAGAGGCACTGGAGTTATTTCTTCCTCACCCAAACTCTACCTGGGTCTGCAAATCTCTCCAGTGCATCTGTTTCCCAACAGTCATCCAGTAGTATGGACTGTGTTGGCTATGTGGACCCAAATTCATCTTGTAGGATCACCATGACAAAGGTAGGGTTAATAGAGAAGCTGACTCCTGCCCCTGATGCTTcaccagtaaaaatagttacagGGACTTGCCTGGAATTCCTGTGTGCCCAGAAATGGAAAGAGGGAAATAGGGTCTGTGTATGGATCAGCCCAAGCTACACTTGCCGTCATTTCCAAAGGGGTGATATTTTggtgtatgtataaatattttatagacattCGTAGACTACCTTCTGTTTCATATTACCTGATGTTCCTTTAACATCACCATAAACTaggatgtcattttatttttaattagagaTAGACATAACAGACCTGGTTAAAGCTCAGTGGGGAAAACTGGTGAAACTGGTtagattttattagtttttacaTACAATATTTGAATTCTGTTAGGGGGCTATAATCAACTTATATTTTAAGCTAAactttccagaaaaaaagaataaattttgctttgtcaaatttgtaaataaaaaattttttaataaattaggtTAGTGTATGAATAATTATCACTTCAGGATAAATAAACCTAATTTGAAGATACATACTCATCTATCCAGAATGGTCAAGGAAATATATAACCATGCTACAGAAATTTAGGTCACTGAAGATGTAAATTATGatgtgtttatagataatattaatCTATGAAACAGTATATTagtataaaaatatcaatttggAACCAGAAATTTTAGGTTTAAGTCAATTTTCTCAACCTCCAAGTATTCCTGATCAAATTACTTAGTCCAGTCTGTGGCTTGTTTGCAATGAAGACAGTAATGTCCCTTTTCCACTTAAGGAGCTGTTGAGTGATTCTGTTGTATTCCTGGCTCACCTAAACCTGTTTTTATAATGTAAGGGGTAAAGAGAGTCCTGTCAGCAGAAGGATACTGTGATGCCCTCAACCCTACACAAATCACTAAGGCGTCAAGACCACAATCTTCAGTTCTTTCTGAGGCATTGATGCTGAAATGTGAAATGGATGAGGTAATCAGGTGTGCAGCTTCAGGGAGGTCTGTAGTCTGAGTTGCCGAATACAGAGTCCACAAACTCACCAAAGTATTCTGCCTTATTCTTTGCATATGTCAGAAACACTTCACAaatgcctctctctctcccctcctcctcttccttctcctccaccttCCCCCTCTCTGTATCCCATACTGAGAGGTACAGGGCCTCAATCAGGCTACACCACTGGTTTACTGTTGAGCTACACTTCAGCCCCCTCCCCAGTTCTTACAGCGTCCTCTAGATGGCACAACGTAGATCATGCATGGCATCATGGCTAATTAGGTTTCACACAGCTCAGCTCAgccatttcttctgttttgttttcttgctcaaACTCACACTTTCTCAGCTCATGTTTCTCTTGTgctcacagaaatagaaacactgtgctttttcctgctttattttgtCCATTCCTTTATAAGTCCTTACTCCTATACTTGGTCCCTAAGTCACATGTTTCGCACACTGTATTTCTTGCATCATTATTAGCCTTGATACCACTATCCATCTCCCACCACCCAGTCTCCTATCTCTTCCCCCTGCACTCCTCCTTTGAAGGGTACCActgctaatattttgttatgaGGCCCTAATTATTCAGTGAATCCAAAGTACTTTCTGATCTGAACAGTAAAACCACAAACAAATGCAACTCATCATTATCAATTTGGGATGCTTCTTGTCTAATTACTCATGTTCCCTGTTTATCTGGTGGATTCTTTTACATTTGCCTCCTTTGATGCTAATGATATTTTATGGATTTCATTTATGAAGCAATTATTTTACTTAGATCCTTTTGCAGTTACCATTATGGAATACACCTAATGAATTCCTTAGAACCTACAGTTCATGTGTAGGAGTCTCATTTTTGATTTTGTGAATGAGCAAGTCAGAAAATGAACATTATGGAAATCCAAGATGATTCCACAAAGAAGCTCAGTTAATCAAACTGTTTTGACAAGAGCGAGTGAGTTTTAATTTGCTTGTGGTAAAATGTAATAGTAAGaacataaataaattcatttagagTCTAATTTGTTAAACTAATGAAAATCTAATACCACTAGGTGTTTATACGTGTTCTGAAAATGTTTGTTTAAATGAGAGATTAAATCAGTTTAGAAGAAAAAAGGCCTATGTCTGTGGTTAATAGAcatagggaaaaaaatccaagcattaacttttttaatttgtcatattattgttgtactgggggtacattgtaacttttgcaa from Castor canadensis chromosome 16, mCasCan1.hap1v2, whole genome shotgun sequence harbors:
- the LOC109676573 gene encoding protein Largen isoform X2, whose translation is MLVVDQIDTLTSDLQLEEEMTDSSKTDTLNSSSSGTTASSIEKIKVQNNVPLMRTRAHPTAILTVLRKPNPPPPPPRLTPVRCEEPPRSVPTANPVKTNGTLLRNGGLPGGPNRIPNGDVCHIPNSDMDKVSLQPLTHRPEKDRCPQLGPRERVRFSEKVQYHGCCLDCDTRHSTRNREAHLHSETVHPPGRAPRLGPPLPPPPHGPLVPLENGGLGVSHSDSFPPLRPATVPPPTAPKPQKTILRKSTTTTV
- the LOC109676573 gene encoding protein Largen isoform X3, coding for MTDSSKTDTLNSSSSGTTASSIEKIKVQNNVPLMRTRAHPTAILTVLRKPNPPPPPPRLTPVRCEEPPRSVPTANPVKTNGTLLRNGGLPGGPNRIPNGDVCHIPNSDMDKVSLQPLTHRPEKDRCPQLGPRERVRFSEKVQYHGCCLDCDTRHSTRNREAHLHSETVHPPGRAPRLGPPLPPPPHGPLVPLENGGLGVSHSDSFPPLRPATVPPPTAPKPQKTILRKSTTTTV
- the LOC109676573 gene encoding protein Largen isoform X1; this translates as MSAQPAAKVKVKEQIKIIVEDLELVLGDLKDVAKELKEVVDQIDTLTSDLQLEEEMTDSSKTDTLNSSSSGTTASSIEKIKVQNNVPLMRTRAHPTAILTVLRKPNPPPPPPRLTPVRCEEPPRSVPTANPVKTNGTLLRNGGLPGGPNRIPNGDVCHIPNSDMDKVSLQPLTHRPEKDRCPQLGPRERVRFSEKVQYHGCCLDCDTRHSTRNREAHLHSETVHPPGRAPRLGPPLPPPPHGPLVPLENGGLGVSHSDSFPPLRPATVPPPTAPKPQKTILRKSTTTTV